A genomic region of Miscanthus floridulus cultivar M001 chromosome 3, ASM1932011v1, whole genome shotgun sequence contains the following coding sequences:
- the LOC136545322 gene encoding LOW QUALITY PROTEIN: regulatory protein opaque-2-like (The sequence of the model RefSeq protein was modified relative to this genomic sequence to represent the inferred CDS: deleted 3 bases in 2 codons), whose product MDHVFSMEEILGPFWDLPPSPPPEQHPLVTGTGSVVIDGVVTQGGDGEGGDMMNQNTTEWTFERLLEEELLTGTTPVANSSCPALNVDPVVEVDQGAMAPAAVSDVGDPMEYNAILKRKLEEDLMAFKMWRASSSGVNSERSQSSNNQNGGSKNLVQNKLNNGEDPINDHAQNADLRVSLATSSSSRDPSPSDEDMDGEVEILGFKMPTEERVRKRKESNRESARRSRYRKAAHLKDLEDQVEKLKAENSCLLRRLAAMNQKYNEANVDNRVLKADMETLRAKVKMGEDSLKRVIEMSSLTSIPIPELPSSDVPVPIQDDIINYFTTTPADDALVDNSFMRLQLQLQAEEPTINGTLNTTEINQIATHCAGAWPMELIQETMGAMPTSSGSTLQEPELLGPNETINMHMY is encoded by the exons ATGGATCATGTCTTCTCAATGGAGGAGATCCTCGGA CCCTTTTGGGACctgccaccatcaccaccaccagagcagcatcCTCTGGTGACTGGCACCGGCAGTGTCGTCATAGATGGTGTTGTTACTCAAGGTGGTGATGGGGAGGGTGGTGACATGATGAATCAGAACACCACGGAGTGGACCTTTGAGAGGTTACTAGAAGAGGAGCTTCTAACTGGCACAACGCCAGTGGCAAACTCTAGTTGCCCAGCCCTAAATGTTGACCCGGTGGTGGAGGTGGACCAGGGAGCGATGGCGCCTGCGGCGGTGAGTGACGTAGGTGATCCCATGGAGTACAATGCCATACTGAAGAGGAAGTTGGAGGAGGACCTCATGGCCTTCAAAATGTGGAGG GCCTCTAGTAGTGGTGTGAACTCAGAACGTTCTCAAAGCTCAAACAATCAAAATGGAG GTAGCAAGAATCTGGTGCAGAACAAGCTCAACAATGGTGAAGATCCAATCAATGATCATGCTCAAAATGCAGATCTTCGTGTGAGTCTTGCTACTAGCTCTTCCTCAAGGGATCCTTCACCATCAGATGAGGATATGGATGGTGAAGTAGAGATTCTGGGATTTAAGATGCCTACTGAGGAAAGAGTGAGGAAAAG AAAGGAATCTAATAGAGAATCAGCCAGACGCTCAAGATATAGAAAAGCCGCTCACTTGAAGGATCTGGAGGACCAG GTAGAAAAATTAAAAGCTGAGAATTCTTGTTTGCTGAGGCGCCTTGCTGCTATGAACCAAAAGTACAATGAAGCTAATGTTGACAACAGGGTACTGAAAGCAGACATGGAGACCCTAAGAGCTAAG GTGAAGATGGGAGAGGACTCCCTAAAGCGGGTCATAGAGATGAGCTCACTGACCTCCATACCCATTCCAGAGCTTCCCAGCTCTGATGTTCCAGTGCCTATCCAAGACGACATCATCAACTATTTCACTACCACCCCAGCAGACGATGCTTTGGTTGACAACAGCTTCATGC GATTGCAATTGCAACTGCAAGCTGAAGAGCCAACCATCAATGGAACTCTGAATACCACAGAGATAAACCAAATCGCTACGCATTGCGCGGGGGCC TGGCCCATGGAGCTTATCCAGGAGACAATGGGAGCCATGCCGACCTCCTCCGGATCTACTCTGCAGGAACCTGAGCTGTTGGGTCCAAACGAGACCATAAACATGCATATGTATTAG
- the LOC136545324 gene encoding uncharacterized protein, which produces MSSLGTSRGILEIAKFGVYVSVPVALTYLVATDSKTLKKLMGLRPYVVYPPEGPRPPPPEELRERAREIARKRQQS; this is translated from the exons ATGTCGTCTCTGGGGACGTCCAGGGGAATCCTGGAGATCGCCAAGTTCGGCGTCTACGTCTCCGTGCCCGTCGCGCTCACCTACCTCGTGGCCACCGACTCCAAGACCCTCAAGAAGCTCATGGGCCTC CGTCCTTACGTGGTTTATCCGCCTGAAGGCCCACGCCCTCCACCACCAGAAGAACTGCGGGAAAGGGCACGGGAGATTGCTCGGAAGAGGCAGCAGAGTTGA
- the LOC136545323 gene encoding uncharacterized protein: MVDEALLRVPNKNGEKNIDELNQIRDSLAVMGDNSTAFSLPQPHLQRTKLCDTEDQELDLLYVKKRDQLKEVVASMIKPKIVQGRTLNGTEFVSFLGQVYNERMGRAGLPVSVDKLQQFHDLARDEARRLFNKQHFGKHRAAQSIFKLDEEIKKVYRNFGQANEYQSSKLCEARFSECEDKMEHLQVLKLPSMAKFDAGFLLCNQSFEMDCVGPAKESYQRRMSKMLARSRALFIKEYNNKLFNWLVIFSLVMVVIGRFLIKFFLLEVAAWVLFAFLETYTRLFWSSESLYYNPVWHMIVSSWETIVYSPVLDLDRWAFPIGAVLFFLAFYWRCLGGRGGIARSLLPLYNGSYRSSSRKNRLIPQLQKLQPYNRLIPQTTCTNTPLACTQLYIIHMLVGTIIHKLLL, encoded by the exons ATGGTTGATGAAGCTCTCCTACGGGTACCTAACAAAAATG GAGAAAAAAATATTGACGAG CTCAACCAAATCAGAGACTCTTTGGCGGTTATGGGAGATAACAGTACAGCTTTTAGCTTACCACAG CCTCATCTGCAAAGGACAAAGTTATGTGATACGGAGGACCAAGAACTTGATCTGTTGTATGTAAAGAAGAGGGATCAATTGAAAGAAGTAGTTGCATCCATGATAAAACCGAAAATTGTGCAGGGTAGAACTCTGAATGGGACAGAGTTTGTATCCTTCCTAGGGCAG GTGTACAATGAAAGAATGGGCAGAGCAGGTCTACCAGTGTCAGTGGATAAACTTCAGCAGTTCCATGACCTGGCAAGAGATGAAGCTAGAAGGCTTTTCAACAAGCAGCATTTCGGTAAACATCGTGCTGCTCAGTCCATCTTCAAGCTTGATGAAGAAATTAAAAAG GTCTACAGAAACTTCGGTCAAGCTAATGAGTATCAGTCATCAAAGCTGTGCGAAGCACGTTTCTCAGAGTGCGAAGATAAAAtggaacaccttcaagtcttgaaGCTTCCATCCATGGCAAAATTTGATGCCGGATTTCTTCTCTGCAATCAAAGTTTTGAAATGGATTGCGTGGGGCCAGCCAAGGAAAGCTATCAACGCCGAATGTCAAAG ATGCTGGCAAGGTCCCGTGCTCTTTTCATCAAGGAGTACAACAACAAACTCTTCAACTGGCTGGTCATATTCTCCCTGGTCATGGTTGTCATTGGACGCTTCTTGATCAAGTTCTTCCTGCTTGAAGTTGCTGCGTGGGTGCTGTTTGCCTTCCTGGAGACATATACGAGGCTGTTCTGGTCATCAGAGTCCCTGTACTACAACCCCGTCTGGCACATGATCGTCTCTTCGTGGGAAACCATCGTCTACAGCcctgttcttgatcttgacaG ATGGGCGTTCCCAATCGGTGCTGTTCTGTTTTTTCTGGCGTTTTATTGGCGTTGCCTTGGTGGGAGGGGAGGAATTGCCCGGTCACTGCTACCTCTGTATAATGGGTCTTACAGAAGCTCCAGCCGTAAGAACAGACTGATCCCTCAATTACAGAAGCTCCAGCCGTACAACAGACTGATCCCTCAAACTACATGCACAAACACACCATTAGCATGCACACAATTGTACATAATCCATATGTTGGTGGGCACAATTATCCATAAACTTCTGCTGTAG